The Gouania willdenowi chromosome 3, fGouWil2.1, whole genome shotgun sequence genome includes a region encoding these proteins:
- the LOC114460878 gene encoding uncharacterized protein LOC114460878 — translation MTSLVLLLLLVLLMPSSVWSYIYWYYGGAQTVTPKGAGGTYEVELRNKQATYSCNVNPYRCAYGNCGATIQSVSTMTAWDSYRIRWCQKETKTRLRLNSNLPFEIRYPTSSIYHRLGYWIRDYKNSYVPWRMMVHVDLGIRSDTKQSNRPPVSTMLPIVRVTRNCPRTFNLNMFDPDGDRVRCRVATNSSNYECGHCGNQPGLSLDQDSCSVTYTYAGRHGYIPIELVVEDFPNKNILLAYSDGSYTLKQPLSLWRAIRQSAFRPTASTTEGTTFNPWVDDSSSSVSTEEPTTSTDVQTTVNELPEAVQAAFGADTNREFINDMFINPQNYRSSIRPLSKIPLQFSVYVDSHSAPSCTEGHYFPVFLSPTPANGVHLPAFVNTTLEIRIKAIALYTSIYKVLVTGPSGISSRKIATGEFVIRWTPTDYELHDHFPVCFLAEGLDRYRRVYHSELRCVTVDVGHYEVIVTCNETTMMVEVEKTYLLRSYEDSLHLRSSDKSECSLKTLSNSTHLVAVMSLDSCGTYVEEDQDNILYKNGITSAEPNKTISRKADVEIAFCCAFPKKNNLTLRFKHKNPYAFKERGFGSFSFQFEFFQSQLFRQQVDASTYPVEVNLNQMMFMQIEATSSMPDVELFVESCKATPEDNPNSRISYSIIENGCVKDSTVQVYPNSTSQFRFGMAAFEFIGANNAVYITCSVLLCETSIPNTRCSQGCIQPGSHRGRREAASQTSRHLISQGPLHLARSLDSPNGRSAPFLNLSQVLNVVLVASCLLIVGVVVYRSRRSKTKYQPLPTSDYE, via the exons ATGACATCACTTGTTCTGCTGTTGCTGCTTGTGCTGCTCATGCCTTCCTCTGTATGGTCCTACATCTACTGGTACTACGGAGGAGCGCAGACTGTCACGCCAAAAGGAGCAGGAGGGACGTATGAG GTTGAACTCCGTAACAAGCAGGCCACATATTCCTGCAATGTGAACCCTTACAGATGTGCTTATGGGAACTGTGGAGCCACCATCCAATCAGTCAGCACTATGACTGCTTGGGACTCCTATCGTATTAGATGGTGCCAGAAGGAGACAAAGACAAGACTGAGACTGAACAGTAACTTGCCCTTTGAAATTCG ATATCCAACAAGTTCCATCTACCATAGACTAGGCTACTGGATAAGAGATTACAAAAACAGTTATGTACCTTGGAGAATGATGGTACATGTGGACCTGGGGATTCGATCTGACACAAAACAATCAAACAGACCTCCCGTCTCCACCATGCTGCCGATTGTTCG AGTTACAAGAAACTGCCCTCGAACATTCAATCTGAACATGTTTGATCCGGATGGCGACCGTGTGAGATGCAGAGTGGCAACAAATTCAAGCAATTATGAGTGTGGGCACTGCGGTAACCAACCAGGCTTATCTTTAGATCAG GATTCCTGCTCAGTGACATACACATATGCTGGTCGACATGGATACATACCAATTGAGCTGGTCGTTGAAGACTTTCCTAACAAAAATATTCTATTGGCCTACTCTGATGGATCCTATACACTGAAGCAGCCATTGTCTCTGTGGAGAGCTATACGCCAAAGTGCTTTTAGGCCCACTGCGTCCACCACAGAAGGTACCACCTTTAATCCATGGGTAGATGACTCCAGTTCCTCAGTGTCCACGGAAGAGCCAACAACATCTACAGATGTCCAAACTACAGTCAATGAACTTCCTGAAGCAGTTCAGGCCGCATTTGGAGCTGACACAAACAGAGAGTTTATTAATGACATGTTCATTAATCCACAGAATTACCGATCATCAATCCGTCCTTTGAGCAAGATTCCCCTGCAGTTCAGTGTTTATG TGGATTCACACTCTGCACCTTCATGCACTGAAGGACATTATTTCCCTGTGTTTTTATCACCGACACCAGCCAATGGAGTCCATCTTCCAGCTTTTGTCAATACAACCCTTGAGATCAGAATTAAAGCCATAGCACTGTACACAAG TATCTATAAAGTATTAGTGACGGGACCAAGTGGTATTTCAAGTAGGAAGATCGCTACAGGAGAATTTGTCATACGTTGGACACCAACTGATTATGAATTGCATGATCACTTTCCAGTCTGCTTTCTTGCGGAAGGACTTGACAG GTACAGACGAGTGTATCACTCAGAGCTCCGTTGTGTGACGGTCGATGTTGGACATTACG AGGTCATAGTTACATGCAATGAAACTACAATGATGGTTGAGGTGGAGAAAACCTACCTCTTAAGAAGTTACGAGGACAGTCTGCATCTACGCTCATCAGACAAATCTGAGTGCAGCCTGAAAACACTTTCCAACTCAACCCACCTAGTGGCCGTCATGTCTCTGGACTCCTGTGGGACTTATGTTGAG gaaGATCAAGACAACATTCTTTATAAGAATGGAATAACCTCTGCTGAACCAAACAAAACCATATCCAGAAAGGCTGATGTTGAGATTGCATTTTGCTGTGCATTCCCAAAGAAGAACAACCTCACCCTGAGATTCAAGCACAAGAACCCGTACGCTTTCAAGGAGAGGGGCTTTGGGTCATTCTCCTTTCAGTTTGAGTTCTTTCAGAGCCAGCTGTTCAGGCAGCAGGTGGATGCCAGCACCTACCCGGTGGAGGTCAACCTCAATCAAATGATGTTCATGCAGATCGAAGCAACCTCGTCTATGCCAGACGTAGAACTGTTTGTGGAATCATGCAAGGCGACTCCTGAGGATAACCCCAACTCCCGCATCAGCTACTCTATCATTGAGAACGG GTGTGTGAAGGACTCAACCGTACAAGTCTACCCCAACTCCACGTCTCAGTTTAGGTTTGGAATGGCGGCCTTTGAGTTCATCGGTGCCAACAATGCG GTCTACATCACCTGCTCTGTTCTCCTATGTGAGACCAGCATCCCGAACACTCGCTGTTCTCAGGGCTGCATCCAACCAGGAAGTCATCGTGGGAGGAGAGAAGCTGCCAGTCAGACCAGCCGCCACCTCATCTCTCAGGGGCCTCTGCACTTGGCCAGGTCATTAGACAGCCCAAATGGACGCTCAG CGCCCTTCTTGAACCTGAGCCAAGTCTTGAATGTGGTCCTGGTTGCGAGCTGCCTCCTGATTGTTGGAGTGGTGGTCTACAGATCCAGGAGGTCCAAAACCAAATACCAGCCACTGCCCACCTCTGATTATGAGTGA